One genomic window of Paenisporosarcina antarctica includes the following:
- the tenA gene encoding thiaminase II — protein sequence MTFCEEVRKETDLYWQASFNHPFVKGLVDGTLPLDKFKFYIMQDAYYLKHYTKVLAIAATKAETNEDIAYFLETARHINEAELELHRTVYKELGITKKEEVNFEPAPAAYNYVSHMYNVANNGDVAEAFAAMFPCPWLYQEIGEKYKDAKPGVKLYEEWIAMYSSPDYKEKIELQKTMMNRYAEANPGKQTVFKAHFERSCYYEWKFWEMPWTNENWQDEVKNYAY from the coding sequence ATGACATTTTGTGAAGAAGTACGAAAAGAAACCGATCTTTATTGGCAAGCAAGTTTTAATCATCCATTTGTAAAAGGACTTGTAGATGGGACACTGCCGCTTGATAAGTTTAAGTTTTACATCATGCAAGACGCTTATTATTTAAAGCATTACACGAAGGTGCTAGCAATTGCAGCAACAAAGGCTGAAACGAACGAAGATATTGCTTACTTTTTAGAAACGGCTCGTCATATCAATGAGGCTGAGCTTGAGTTACACAGAACTGTATATAAAGAATTAGGAATCACAAAAAAAGAGGAAGTTAACTTTGAACCGGCTCCAGCGGCTTATAACTACGTATCACATATGTACAATGTCGCTAATAACGGAGATGTAGCAGAGGCGTTTGCTGCCATGTTCCCTTGTCCATGGTTATATCAAGAAATTGGGGAGAAGTATAAAGATGCAAAACCAGGCGTTAAGCTATATGAAGAATGGATTGCGATGTATAGTTCACCGGATTATAAAGAAAAAATCGAGTTGCAAAAGACGATGATGAATCGTTACGCAGAAGCAAATCCAGGTAAACAAACTGTGTTCAAAGCTCATTTTGAACGAAGTTGCTACTACGAGTGGAAATTTTGGGAAATGCCTTGGACAAATGAAAACTGGCAAGATGAGGTGAAGAACTATGCCTATTAA
- the thiD gene encoding bifunctional hydroxymethylpyrimidine kinase/phosphomethylpyrimidine kinase, whose translation MNIVMTIAGSDSSGGAGIQADLKTFQELSVFGTSVITALTAQNTLGVDGVFPSTADFVKQQIEVVFHDLPVKAVKTGMLFSAQIIEEVVNSLREKDVLLVVDPVMIAKGGASLLQDKAVEALTTKLLPLATVLTPNIPEAEVISGIKIKSEMDLQKAAEKILAMGVKCVVMKGGHLDEQGTATDTVFFADGSTFKMASARIETKHTHGTGCTYSAALTAFVGQGWSLKEAIIEAKKFVQLAIETPLNIGHGHGPTNHFAYKLAKGVCEVNIIES comes from the coding sequence TTGAATATTGTAATGACCATAGCTGGCTCAGATAGTAGTGGAGGTGCTGGGATACAGGCTGATTTAAAGACATTTCAAGAGCTGAGCGTGTTCGGTACGTCAGTGATTACTGCGTTAACAGCTCAAAATACTCTAGGTGTTGATGGGGTCTTTCCTTCAACTGCAGATTTCGTGAAGCAACAAATCGAAGTTGTCTTTCACGATTTACCTGTTAAGGCAGTCAAGACCGGTATGCTTTTTTCAGCCCAAATTATTGAGGAAGTAGTTAATAGCTTGCGCGAAAAAGACGTTCTGCTTGTCGTTGACCCTGTGATGATTGCCAAAGGAGGAGCAAGCTTGTTACAAGATAAGGCAGTGGAAGCACTAACGACCAAGCTTTTACCCCTTGCAACGGTATTAACTCCAAATATTCCAGAAGCTGAAGTGATTAGTGGTATTAAGATTAAGTCTGAAATGGATTTGCAAAAAGCGGCTGAAAAAATATTAGCAATGGGTGTAAAGTGCGTGGTTATGAAGGGTGGCCACTTAGATGAACAAGGAACTGCAACAGATACAGTATTTTTTGCAGACGGTTCAACGTTTAAAATGGCATCTGCCCGTATAGAAACGAAACATACGCATGGAACAGGCTGTACTTACTCTGCAGCACTTACTGCATTTGTAGGACAAGGTTGGTCTTTAAAAGAGGCAATCATTGAAGCTAAAAAGTTTGTCCAGCTTGCCATTGAAACCCCACTAAACATTGGTCATGGACACGGACCGACAAATCATTTTGCCTATAAACTAGCAAAAGGTGTTTGTGAGGTGAACATCATTGAATCGTAA
- the thiM gene encoding hydroxyethylthiazole kinase, with the protein MPIKQIRKKKPLIHCMTNYVVANFTANGLLAIGASPVMADEVTEVEEMVAIANALLINIGTINIRTKEAMLLAGKKANKLGTPVVLDPVGVGATKFRQQVINELLESVRFDLLRCNVGELAVIAGVSWEVKGVDSGEGEMDIAKVAAHVSKKWNCLVVVTGATDYVTDGDNGFWVPGGHIQMTEVTGTGCLLSAICAAVLTLEGEPLLNLRDVLQVYKKVSEQAVLSPLLGSFQIEVLNSLHRLSRGEDN; encoded by the coding sequence ATGCCTATTAAACAAATTCGCAAAAAAAAGCCTCTGATACATTGCATGACGAACTATGTCGTGGCTAACTTTACAGCGAATGGGTTACTTGCAATTGGTGCGTCACCTGTCATGGCTGATGAAGTTACAGAAGTAGAAGAAATGGTCGCGATTGCAAATGCTCTTTTAATTAATATTGGCACGATCAATATAAGAACGAAAGAAGCAATGTTACTAGCAGGGAAAAAAGCGAATAAGCTTGGAACACCTGTCGTATTAGATCCAGTAGGAGTTGGGGCGACGAAGTTTCGACAACAAGTAATAAATGAACTATTAGAAAGTGTTCGGTTCGATTTACTGCGTTGTAATGTGGGTGAACTTGCTGTTATTGCAGGTGTTTCATGGGAGGTAAAAGGCGTGGACAGTGGAGAAGGTGAGATGGACATTGCAAAAGTTGCCGCTCATGTATCCAAAAAATGGAATTGTTTAGTGGTGGTCACAGGAGCTACTGATTATGTTACTGATGGTGATAATGGATTTTGGGTACCTGGTGGTCACATTCAGATGACCGAGGTAACAGGAACAGGCTGTTTACTAAGTGCAATTTGTGCAGCAGTCTTAACTTTAGAAGGAGAACCTCTTTTAAACTTACGTGATGTACTACAAGTTTATAAAAAGGTGTCAGAACAAGCGGTTCTATCTCCACTTCTTGGCTCATTCCAAATAGAAGTCTTAAATTCTTTACATCGATTATCTAGAGGTGAAGATAATTGA
- a CDS encoding nitroreductase family protein — MNQTLINDFNEIVTGRRSIRNYDPTVKISRLEMTEILTKATLAPSSVNLQPWRFVVIDSPQGKATLAPLAKFNQTQVETSAAVIAVFADMKSLDYVDEIYGQAVAEGHMSAEVRDMQLPAIKGLISTMTPEQLKDMNLIDSGLVSMQLMLAARAYGYDTNPIGGYEKDKIAEAFDMDKERYYPVMLISMGKAKDMGYQSVRLPIESITEWK; from the coding sequence ATGAACCAAACACTAATAAATGACTTTAATGAAATCGTGACAGGACGCCGATCTATTCGGAATTATGACCCAACCGTAAAAATTAGTCGACTAGAAATGACTGAAATTTTAACAAAAGCCACTCTTGCTCCTTCTTCTGTAAATCTACAACCATGGCGTTTTGTTGTCATTGACAGCCCACAAGGAAAAGCGACTTTAGCTCCCTTAGCAAAATTCAATCAAACTCAAGTAGAAACGTCTGCTGCAGTAATTGCTGTATTTGCAGATATGAAAAGCCTAGACTATGTAGATGAAATTTATGGACAAGCAGTGGCTGAAGGGCATATGTCAGCTGAAGTAAGAGATATGCAGCTACCAGCAATTAAAGGATTAATTAGCACTATGACACCAGAACAACTAAAGGATATGAATTTAATCGATTCTGGTTTAGTTTCTATGCAGTTGATGCTAGCAGCACGAGCTTACGGCTATGACACGAATCCAATCGGAGGCTATGAAAAAGACAAAATAGCAGAAGCTTTTGACATGGATAAAGAGCGATACTATCCGGTTATGCTTATTTCAATGGGGAAAGCGAAAGATATGGGATACCAATCTGTCCGTCTGCCAATTGAGTCCATTACTGAGTGGAAGTAA
- a CDS encoding ABC transporter permease: MEIFLGAVKVHLILSSVAVAIGISICVPLGIFLAKTEKASLIIMNVVNIGRIIPSLAVLALLMPFVGIGFYPSLIALTLLVCPPILINTVIAVKEVDKNIVEAAYGMGMDKARVIRKVELPLALPVIITGIKTASVEVIASATLAAFIGGGGLGVFIINGIAGANASMLLVGAIPVALLALSAEFILGGIEKLTTPPTT, encoded by the coding sequence ATGGAAATTTTTTTAGGGGCAGTTAAAGTTCATCTTATTTTGAGTTCTGTGGCAGTTGCTATTGGTATTAGTATCTGTGTACCACTTGGGATTTTCCTAGCTAAAACAGAAAAGGCATCTCTAATTATTATGAATGTCGTTAATATTGGTAGAATCATCCCAAGTTTAGCGGTGTTAGCGTTACTTATGCCTTTCGTTGGAATTGGTTTTTATCCATCATTAATTGCTTTAACATTACTGGTTTGTCCACCTATTTTGATAAATACCGTTATTGCGGTTAAGGAAGTAGATAAAAATATAGTAGAGGCAGCTTATGGAATGGGGATGGATAAAGCAAGAGTTATTCGCAAAGTGGAACTCCCTTTAGCACTTCCTGTTATTATTACGGGCATAAAAACAGCTTCTGTGGAAGTTATTGCAAGTGCTACACTAGCCGCCTTTATAGGAGGTGGTGGATTAGGCGTCTTTATTATTAATGGGATTGCAGGAGCAAATGCATCCATGCTACTAGTAGGAGCAATTCCTGTAGCCTTACTTGCACTTTCAGCAGAATTTATTTTGGGTGGTATTGAAAAACTTACAACACCGCCAACTACTTAA
- the thiE gene encoding thiamine phosphate synthase, translated as MNRNDLACYFIMGTQNCIEEPLHVLEDALKAGITIFQLREKGEGALTGKVLEQFARKCQELCKSYNVPFIVNDDVELALKIQADGVHVGQEDVSLTDIRENFIGRIVGVSVHTVEELDQAVKGRADYVGIGAIYETQSKSDAKAPAGLAFLQHARSLYRDFPLVAIGGITTKNAHETLKAGADGVAIISEICQSQDRYETVRACKVHI; from the coding sequence TTGAATCGTAATGATCTAGCATGCTATTTCATCATGGGAACACAGAACTGCATAGAAGAGCCATTACATGTGTTGGAAGATGCACTAAAAGCAGGTATAACTATTTTCCAACTTCGTGAAAAAGGCGAAGGGGCATTAACAGGAAAAGTACTTGAACAATTTGCTCGTAAATGCCAAGAGTTATGTAAATCATACAACGTTCCATTTATTGTGAATGATGATGTAGAACTCGCCCTGAAGATCCAAGCAGATGGCGTTCATGTAGGACAAGAGGATGTATCACTTACGGACATCCGCGAAAATTTTATAGGGAGAATCGTGGGCGTTTCAGTGCATACTGTCGAAGAATTGGATCAGGCTGTAAAAGGTCGAGCAGACTATGTGGGAATTGGAGCAATTTATGAAACACAGTCGAAATCTGATGCCAAAGCTCCTGCTGGTCTTGCGTTTTTGCAACACGCGAGAAGCTTGTATCGAGATTTTCCACTTGTCGCAATTGGTGGTATTACAACAAAAAATGCTCACGAAACACTTAAAGCTGGTGCTGATGGGGTAGCTATCATTTCGGAGATTTGCCAAAGTCAGGACCGATATGAAACAGTAAGAGCATGTAAAGTTCATATATAG
- a CDS encoding YdhK family protein, with translation MKNTYRKLLLVPTLVLALSACSDSTAEKDEMDNMNHENTDMESGSEENMDMNHSGSGKVPEDLKEEENPTFEVGSQAIIEADHMEGMTGAEATIVLAVDTAAYAVSYTPTTGGEKVTNHKWVVHEELEDSGDEPLKAGTKVILNADHMEGMDGAKAEIDSAEQTTVYMINYTSTTSGEEVTNHKWVTESELSTK, from the coding sequence ATGAAAAATACGTATAGAAAATTATTACTTGTTCCAACTCTAGTACTTGCACTGAGTGCTTGCTCAGATTCAACTGCTGAAAAAGATGAGATGGATAATATGAATCATGAAAACACAGATATGGAATCTGGTTCCGAAGAAAATATGGATATGAATCACTCTGGATCTGGTAAAGTTCCTGAAGATCTGAAAGAGGAAGAAAACCCAACTTTTGAAGTGGGAAGCCAAGCGATTATCGAAGCAGATCACATGGAGGGTATGACGGGTGCCGAAGCTACAATTGTTCTTGCCGTTGATACTGCAGCCTATGCTGTATCGTATACCCCGACAACAGGTGGAGAAAAAGTCACCAATCACAAATGGGTTGTCCATGAAGAACTTGAAGATTCCGGTGATGAACCATTGAAAGCTGGAACCAAAGTTATCCTTAATGCTGATCATATGGAAGGGATGGATGGTGCAAAGGCTGAAATTGATTCAGCAGAACAAACGACGGTATATATGATTAATTACACTTCGACTACTAGCGGAGAAGAAGTGACCAATCATAAATGGGTAACTGAAAGTGAACTATCAACTAAATAA
- a CDS encoding MarR family winged helix-turn-helix transcriptional regulator: protein MSNSCPKEEKIVYRLYEISKQMSPKFERCTGISQSRLDLLNKLFEKEEISQTALQKEVNIDHAAVTRHLKQLEEKGMVSRRKNPADNRFTFVRLTDEGRERIASYQDEKQRFISKVLAGFAEEERSILLEMLIRIQDNVKNIDPND from the coding sequence TTGTCTAACTCATGTCCTAAAGAAGAAAAAATTGTCTATCGATTATATGAGATAAGTAAACAAATGAGTCCTAAGTTTGAGCGCTGTACAGGCATTAGTCAGTCACGGTTAGATCTTTTGAACAAGTTGTTTGAAAAGGAAGAAATTAGTCAGACAGCATTACAAAAAGAAGTGAACATAGATCATGCTGCTGTAACTAGACATTTAAAGCAGCTAGAAGAAAAGGGGATGGTTTCGAGACGCAAAAATCCCGCTGATAATCGATTTACGTTTGTTCGTCTTACAGATGAAGGGCGTGAAAGAATCGCTTCTTATCAGGATGAGAAACAACGATTCATTTCTAAAGTATTAGCAGGCTTTGCGGAAGAGGAACGTTCAATCCTATTGGAAATGCTAATTCGTATACAGGACAATGTTAAGAATATTGATCCGAACGACTAG
- a CDS encoding M14 family zinc carboxypeptidase, producing MKKKWVSTLGILGLCTCLTLPVYAAEMVSKPETHHHENAISGFVNYSELQKTLRQIEEKSKGLVQVEVAGKSHNGLDIYTATVGTGDKVILVQSEIHGNEKTGTVALLNLLQNLSTNSKQAQEIREELTLVFMPMMNPDASEADKRRNSMTWDEVLDKFPQLTGATPSWNYLDRGISQSYNYGENPGFDVNRDFNPNLNYVPEAQDFPGASNKPGWFITPESQTARDVYKSLKDEYGNVDVFVDLHHQGMYYVEGTADKVTLSLSAQFVPDPNTSEGAKYAEYAENYRYDYSRQLNVAAYNELQSYGNSKFTNISLYSQGLDLPGTALGSYALNGSGTVLFEVRGQTQMMGHKEKGQLVKSVERGLTGIIEAVADGSIETLNPEDYDNIPLTSNKPSN from the coding sequence GTGAAGAAGAAATGGGTTAGTACATTAGGTATTTTAGGTTTATGTACTTGTTTGACATTACCGGTATATGCAGCTGAAATGGTTAGCAAGCCTGAAACACATCACCATGAGAATGCCATTTCTGGATTCGTCAACTACAGTGAATTACAGAAAACCCTCCGTCAAATTGAAGAGAAGAGCAAAGGACTTGTTCAAGTGGAAGTGGCTGGAAAGTCACACAATGGCTTGGATATTTACACAGCAACGGTCGGCACTGGAGATAAAGTTATTCTTGTTCAAAGTGAAATTCATGGGAATGAAAAAACAGGTACGGTAGCACTCCTGAATTTATTGCAAAATCTTTCAACTAACTCGAAACAAGCACAAGAAATACGTGAGGAATTGACACTTGTCTTTATGCCGATGATGAATCCAGATGCCTCTGAGGCTGATAAGCGCAGAAACAGTATGACATGGGATGAAGTCCTAGACAAATTTCCACAACTGACTGGTGCGACACCATCATGGAACTATTTGGACCGAGGTATCAGCCAAAGTTATAACTATGGGGAAAATCCTGGTTTTGACGTAAATCGTGACTTCAATCCGAATCTAAATTATGTTCCTGAAGCACAAGACTTTCCTGGTGCTTCTAATAAGCCAGGTTGGTTCATTACACCAGAATCACAGACTGCTCGTGATGTATACAAATCACTAAAAGATGAGTACGGAAATGTAGATGTCTTCGTAGATCTTCATCACCAAGGTATGTATTACGTGGAAGGTACAGCTGACAAAGTAACACTTTCTTTATCCGCACAGTTTGTTCCGGATCCAAATACGTCGGAAGGTGCTAAATACGCAGAATATGCGGAAAACTATAGGTATGATTATTCAAGACAATTAAATGTTGCCGCTTACAATGAACTACAATCTTACGGCAACTCTAAATTCACAAATATCTCTCTTTATTCCCAAGGACTTGACCTTCCAGGAACCGCGCTTGGTAGTTATGCATTAAATGGAAGCGGAACCGTTCTTTTCGAAGTAAGAGGACAGACTCAAATGATGGGGCATAAAGAAAAAGGGCAACTTGTAAAATCAGTAGAACGAGGCCTTACTGGAATTATCGAAGCGGTAGCTGATGGTTCAATTGAAACATTGAATCCTGAAGATTACGATAATATTCCGCTTACATCAAATAAACCATCCAACTAA
- a CDS encoding putative quinol monooxygenase: MIIIHAKFQLQADQEQAFLEEIRQLITGSRAESANFSYDLMKDTENEYVYTMVEVWADLAGVESHNKSDHYISFVGKAPQYLARPLDVKVYESKEI, from the coding sequence ATGATAATTATTCACGCTAAATTTCAATTACAAGCAGACCAAGAACAAGCCTTTTTAGAAGAAATTCGCCAACTAATTACAGGTTCTAGAGCAGAAAGTGCTAACTTTTCTTATGATTTAATGAAAGATACGGAAAATGAATATGTCTATACGATGGTTGAAGTATGGGCAGATTTAGCAGGTGTCGAGAGCCATAATAAAAGTGATCATTACATTTCCTTTGTCGGTAAGGCTCCACAATATTTAGCACGTCCTTTAGATGTGAAAGTTTATGAAAGTAAAGAAATATAG
- a CDS encoding ABC transporter permease — MSYLISNFDKVFKLFIEHLYLVSLSLSVALIIATVLGITISRYKRLYTPVIGVLGVIYTIPSIALFALMIPLIGLGFKSAFIALVAYSQMILVRNIVAAIRGIEPSIIEAAKGMGMGKWRILFKIEIPLALPVVIAGIRIATVSIIGIATIAAYINAGGLGELIFEGIYQDHSQKIIAGTIAVAFLAVSADIGFRLLEKKLNMQG; from the coding sequence TTGAGTTATCTTATTTCAAACTTTGATAAAGTCTTTAAGTTGTTCATCGAGCATCTGTATCTTGTATCACTTTCATTATCTGTAGCTCTCATCATCGCTACAGTGTTGGGGATTACAATATCTAGATATAAAAGGCTCTATACACCGGTAATTGGGGTATTAGGGGTAATTTATACAATTCCTAGTATTGCGTTGTTTGCCTTAATGATTCCATTAATAGGGTTAGGTTTTAAGTCAGCGTTTATTGCACTAGTTGCTTATTCACAAATGATACTTGTACGTAATATTGTTGCAGCAATTAGAGGGATTGAACCATCTATTATTGAGGCTGCAAAAGGTATGGGAATGGGTAAGTGGAGAATTTTATTCAAAATTGAAATACCTCTTGCCCTCCCCGTAGTTATTGCAGGTATAAGAATAGCAACGGTTTCAATTATTGGTATTGCTACAATTGCAGCTTATATTAACGCAGGTGGATTGGGAGAATTGATCTTTGAAGGTATTTATCAAGATCATTCGCAAAAAATTATTGCAGGAACGATTGCAGTCGCATTTTTAGCAGTTTCTGCAGATATCGGATTTAGATTACTTGAAAAAAAATTAAACATGCAAGGTTAA
- a CDS encoding M14 family zinc carboxypeptidase — protein sequence MKKTVLTLSIAGAMMLSVSPFGSPVANAVGNGPTYGGNETINTSILHTYDEMADYLKKQDVKQQDMKLEVIGQSIKGRDLYLAKYIKNPKNPTILFLTQQHGNEQLTTEGALEFIKHLGTDKMKGVTDGVNILIVPMLNADGAMGDVDFSLDDYIAKGDRNLTRYNAAEVDLNRDHITKIQPETKALHNNVMKKYNIDYMIDLHHQGAMSERDGKLVSGSILYPTTPNADPEVVQKSKQLGAVVFDAIDEKGWGHLGKYNGGSAETISRNGIAVEYGISTLLFEMRGMSDHEYESYVLGQKSNGYLIKQTVTTLDATVRAIADRSIESKDTSFWDSLSYQTTRPSE from the coding sequence ATGAAGAAAACCGTACTTACTTTATCCATTGCTGGAGCGATGATGCTCAGCGTATCGCCCTTCGGTTCTCCCGTTGCGAACGCGGTAGGAAATGGTCCTACTTATGGAGGGAATGAAACGATTAACACTTCGATACTCCATACTTATGATGAAATGGCGGACTACCTAAAGAAACAGGATGTCAAACAACAGGATATGAAACTTGAAGTAATTGGCCAAAGTATCAAGGGAAGGGATTTATATCTGGCGAAGTATATAAAAAACCCTAAAAATCCAACGATTTTGTTTTTAACCCAGCAGCATGGAAATGAACAGCTTACAACTGAAGGTGCTCTTGAATTTATTAAGCATCTAGGTACAGACAAGATGAAAGGTGTTACAGACGGGGTTAATATCTTAATCGTTCCTATGCTGAATGCAGATGGCGCTATGGGTGATGTGGACTTCTCTCTTGATGATTATATCGCAAAGGGAGATAGGAATTTAACTCGCTATAATGCAGCGGAAGTAGACTTGAACCGTGATCATATAACTAAAATCCAACCAGAAACAAAAGCACTGCATAATAATGTTATGAAGAAATATAATATTGATTACATGATTGATCTTCATCATCAAGGAGCAATGAGTGAAAGGGACGGTAAGCTTGTTTCTGGGTCTATCCTTTATCCTACAACTCCAAATGCTGATCCGGAAGTTGTACAAAAATCCAAACAACTCGGTGCAGTTGTGTTTGATGCCATCGATGAAAAAGGTTGGGGCCACCTTGGCAAATACAACGGAGGATCTGCTGAAACAATCAGCAGAAACGGTATTGCCGTAGAATACGGTATTTCAACACTCTTATTCGAAATGCGAGGAATGTCCGATCATGAATACGAATCATATGTGTTAGGGCAAAAGAGCAATGGCTATTTGATAAAACAAACCGTTACAACTCTTGATGCAACGGTTCGTGCAATTGCAGACCGTTCAATTGAATCGAAAGATACATCATTTTGGGATTCACTTTCTTACCAAACAACACGTCCTTCAGAATGA
- a CDS encoding c-type cytochrome, whose protein sequence is MSRGLSLTMGFLFILLLIFIGALGNKLGDEKERADNNSTKNVQQTVSGELTSEVTFNPPSLENVPDGPQGEAILRGFELVDDTSNQLRGDTASAEDGQQRVNELSCTSCHAGAGLEQDSSPLVGVAAKYPNYISRNDKIVTIEERINGCMVRSMNGEAFAEDDEDLDAMVAYFKYISEGIPVGAELPWLGQNDMKEVPIPDITAGETMFQQSCIACHAQDGAGIGANTGPALWGEGSFNDGAGIARFSRMAGYIQNNMPKGQEKSLTDQEASNLAAFVLSQDRPEWGYHAGDWPGGGAPKDSMTKELRQQIKDGTINWEEVLGHNTK, encoded by the coding sequence ATGAGTAGAGGTTTATCTTTGACAATGGGCTTTTTATTTATTTTATTACTCATTTTTATTGGTGCTTTAGGTAATAAGTTAGGAGATGAAAAAGAGAGAGCAGATAATAACTCAACTAAAAATGTGCAGCAAACTGTTTCTGGTGAATTAACCTCAGAAGTTACTTTTAATCCTCCTTCACTTGAGAATGTTCCTGATGGACCACAGGGTGAAGCAATTTTAAGAGGATTTGAGTTGGTGGACGATACATCAAACCAGTTACGAGGTGATACTGCATCGGCAGAAGATGGTCAACAGCGTGTGAACGAATTATCATGTACTAGCTGTCATGCTGGGGCTGGGTTAGAACAAGACTCTTCTCCTTTAGTGGGAGTAGCTGCGAAATACCCGAATTATATTTCACGTAATGACAAAATTGTGACGATAGAAGAACGCATTAATGGGTGTATGGTAAGAAGTATGAATGGTGAAGCTTTTGCTGAAGATGACGAAGATTTGGATGCAATGGTGGCTTATTTCAAATACATTTCAGAAGGAATTCCCGTTGGAGCTGAGCTTCCATGGCTAGGACAGAATGATATGAAAGAAGTGCCAATTCCAGATATAACTGCTGGGGAAACGATGTTCCAACAATCGTGTATTGCTTGCCATGCTCAGGATGGTGCAGGTATTGGAGCTAATACTGGGCCAGCTTTATGGGGCGAAGGTTCATTTAATGACGGTGCAGGTATAGCTCGATTCTCAAGAATGGCAGGATATATTCAAAACAATATGCCTAAAGGTCAGGAGAAATCCTTGACAGACCAGGAAGCAAGTAATCTTGCTGCCTTCGTTCTCTCTCAAGATCGACCTGAATGGGGATATCATGCTGGAGATTGGCCAGGTGGTGGCGCACCAAAAGATTCGATGACGAAAGAACTGCGTCAACAAATTAAAGATGGCACGATTAACTGGGAAGAAGTTCTTGGTCATAATACTAAATAA
- a CDS encoding NADP-dependent oxidoreductase, which yields MKAIVIDQYGDKEMLQEREIAQPIIQDDQVLLEIHSTSINPIDWKLRAGYLKEMLPFEFPIILGWDAAGIIVEKGKNVSNFEVGDRVFARPATTRQGTYAEYVAVEENLLAHMPASMSFDEAAAIPLAGLTAWQCLVDFSGIKKDDKVLIHAGAGGVGNFAIQIAKSFGAYVVTTASGKNEEFVKSLGAARVIDYNKEDFSEILHDFDIVLDSMGGEIQTKSYKVLRPHGKLVSIAQPPTEEEAKKHQVDAGFVWLEPKGEQLQHLADMYESGKLKAVIGETFDFNEKGLKEAHALSETHHARGKIVIRIKK from the coding sequence ATGAAAGCCATTGTTATAGATCAATACGGTGATAAAGAAATGCTCCAAGAAAGAGAAATTGCACAACCGATTATTCAAGATGATCAAGTGCTTCTTGAAATTCATTCTACATCGATTAATCCGATTGATTGGAAACTGCGTGCAGGTTATTTGAAGGAGATGCTTCCTTTTGAATTTCCAATTATTCTTGGTTGGGATGCAGCAGGAATCATTGTCGAAAAGGGGAAGAATGTTTCTAATTTTGAAGTAGGTGACCGAGTATTCGCTAGGCCCGCAACTACAAGACAAGGTACCTATGCTGAATATGTTGCGGTAGAGGAAAACTTACTAGCTCATATGCCAGCTTCTATGAGTTTTGATGAGGCGGCAGCCATCCCATTAGCAGGTCTAACAGCGTGGCAGTGTTTAGTGGATTTTAGTGGAATTAAAAAAGATGATAAAGTCTTGATTCATGCAGGAGCAGGTGGTGTTGGAAACTTTGCTATTCAAATTGCCAAATCATTCGGTGCTTACGTGGTAACGACAGCTAGTGGCAAAAATGAAGAGTTTGTAAAGTCGTTAGGTGCAGCTAGAGTCATTGATTATAATAAAGAAGATTTTAGTGAGATTCTTCATGACTTTGATATCGTTTTAGATTCAATGGGTGGAGAGATTCAAACAAAAAGCTACAAAGTATTAAGACCACACGGCAAACTAGTTTCCATAGCGCAACCGCCTACAGAAGAAGAGGCGAAAAAACATCAAGTGGACGCTGGATTTGTTTGGCTGGAACCAAAAGGTGAACAGTTACAGCACTTAGCTGACATGTACGAATCAGGCAAACTAAAAGCGGTGATTGGTGAAACTTTTGACTTTAATGAAAAAGGTCTTAAAGAAGCACATGCATTAAGTGAGACACATCATGCACGTGGTAAAATTGTCATTCGAATTAAAAAATAA